Genomic window (Spirosoma agri):
TTTAGATCATCCGAACGTATCGCAGTGGGGCATTCGCGCCCGCGCCACGTTCGATTTTTAACCCATTACGCCTACTTATCATGCAACAGGCACTACCATTTCGCACAAAGATCCAGCTTGGCATTTATAGCCTCATCAACCCGTTTGTCCGGTTGCTGATCCGGTTGGGACTAACGCCTAACATGGTCACGACCATAGGATTAGTCTTAAATATTGGGGTCGCTCTGATTTTTATTATGGGCGCGCAACAGGGAAACCGGGGTGATTTCAGTTATGTTGGCTGGGCCGGGGCGCTCGTGTTGTTCGCGGGTTTGTTCGATATGCTGGATGGACAGGTCGCCCGGCTGGGTAAGATGAGCTCCCTATACGGAGCACTCTTTGATTCGGTACTGGATCGTTACAGTGAACTGATCATGTTTCTGGGTATTTGTTATTACCTGATCGCCCATCATTACTTTTTCGGGTCGCTGTTTGCCTTTATTGCGCTGATCGGGTCAATGATGGTGAGCTACACCCGCGCCCGATCCGAGGGGTTGGGGATTGAAAATAAGGGAGGACTGATGCAGCGTCCCGAACGGGTCATTACCATTGGCGTGTCCGCATTAGCGTGTGGCTTTCTGGCTCCCGTACTCGGCCCTGATTTCAAGGTATTCATACCCGGCATTCCGGTGCATATCTTCGAGACGATGTCGATTTTCACCCTGCCGTTGACGATTATGGCTTTCATGACCAACATCACGGCCTACAATCGGTTGATTGACGCGAAAAAAGCACTATCGCAAAAAGAAAAGCCATCCTCGTTTCCGAACACGTTGATGCTGACTTTTTTAATTTTAGCGAGTACAGTCAGCCAGTCAATGGCGGCAAATGCTGTATCCGACGATCTTCAGCAGGACAAAACGAAACTGGTTTTCCCAACCCCCAGAAACGTTCCGAACCAGTTGTTCTATCTCCAGCGGGACCCCAACCCAAATACTATCATTTGCGCGCTGAACCTGAAAAATGGCCAGTTGGACAAACACGATCCGGTACGTGTCTTCTGGATTCGGTATACCGAACAAAGCCAGCAAAAAGAGCTATCGTACATTCAGCGTACATTTGCTTACGGCATCAAAGCACGCGCCCTGTCGAATGAGGAATACGAATTGAATTTTGTGTCTTACAAAAAGTTTCCGCTTCGCTTGGTGAAATCGGAGCGTGATTCTGGTTACTACGTATACGCGAACGTAAACCAGAAGAAAGTGATTTTAAGACGCCTTTACCTGCATATTGAAGGCGGCACGATGTGGGTGCCAAACGTAAAGTACATCCAGGTTGAGGGCATCAATGCATCGACCGGAGAGAGTACAGTCGAGCGCATTATGGTTTAAAAACGTATCGTCAGTCGGCACGGTACACGCATACAATGACACCCAATCCCCCTAGTACAGCACTACCTATTCAGCAGCAGATTTTACGACTGACCCTGGCTTCGATTGGCTATATGCTGCTGTCGTTTGCGCTGGTTGGCTACAAACCCGACCAGCTTTTTTTGATTGCCCTGGTCAACGTTCTGTATTTTGCCTCGGACTTTACCCGCAAGTACGTCATCGGCTTTTCAATATTCCTGGTGTACTGGATCGTTTTCGATTACATGAAGGCGTTCCCGAATTACCACTATAGTTCGGTCCATATCGAGTCCCTGTACCTGTTGGAAAAAAAGCTGTTTGGCATACCCAGCGGATCGATGGTACTGACACCCAATGAATACTGGCTGGTTCACCGGACAACGCTGCTAGATATCGTAACGGGTCTGTTCTATCTAACCTGGATTCCGGTCCCGCTGCTGTTCGGCACGTACCTGTTTTATACCGACAAAACCGCTTTCTACTCGTTTTCGCTGACGTTTGTGCTGGTCAATCTGATTGGCTTCGTCGGGTATTATCTTTATCCGGCGGCACCACCCTGGTACGTACAAACGTACGGGTTTGCCTTTCACCCGAATACACCTGGTAACACGGCGGGCCTGGCTAATTTCGACCACTATTTCGGCACCTCGACGTTTGCTTCCATATACGCCAAAAGCTCGAACGTGTTTGCGGCAATGCCTTCGTTACATTCCTCCTACCCGGTCATCGTGCTGTACTATGGCTTGAAGAAACGGTTGGGACTGGTCAACGTTGTGTTCGCCATTATCGTAGCAGGCATCTGGTTTTCAGCCGTCTACACAAGTCATCACTACGTTCTGGATGTCGCCGGTGGTGTTACGTGTGCACTTCTTGGCTTTGCGATTTTCAGCCAGTTGCGCAAAACAAACTGGCTGAAAAGCTTCATTAGGTGGATGGTGTCGCTGACGACCTAGCTGACAAATTTCGCCTGCATGGTCTTGATGAATGTAAGCCCATTTTCGGCAATGTCCCAGGGATCGTTATATTCTCGCCAGACGTTGATCGAGTTGGCGAAGTCAATGTCATTCCGGGTAAACGCTTCAATGGTCATCCAGCCTGTGTAATTGATTTCTGCCAAGGTCTGGAACGTATCATCCCAAGGAATGTGCCCATCACCGGGTGTTCCGCGATCGTTTTCGCTGATATGTACATGGGCCAGGACGGGCGCAATGGTCTGAATCGCCTTCGGAAACTGCTTTTCTTCCATATTGGCGTGGTGCGTATCGAACATGGCCCGAACATTCGGATGATCAGCCATACGTACCAGATTGGCTAGTTGCTCCATCGTATTGCAGAGATAGCACTCAAAGCGGTTAAGAGCTTCAGGAGCCAGCACAATATTTGCCTGCTTGGCGTATTCTCCGGCGGCATGAAGCACGTCGGCGCTGTGTGCGTATTCGTCCGGCTGGGGTTCACGTCGGCTAAAGGTGGCAAATGCAGAATGCATGGGACCACAGATAACCGTAGCGTTCATGGCGTGAGCGCGGTCAATGGCACCTTTCAAAAAGTCGACGGCCTGTTCCCGGATTTTGGCGGAATCACTAACTGGGTTGGTATCGGGTCCAACTACCATCACGCAGGTACTTTGCAGGCCGAGTTGCTGTAAGTGAGCACCAAATTGTTGGTAAGCAGCTACGTCACTGTTATCAATGAAGCATTCAACGCCATCGTAACCGATGGTTTTGAGCCGCTCGGCGATCGGATTTAATTTATCCGACATAGCAGCCGTCCAGGCCAATACGTTAAATCCAATGGGTGAAAATTGGGATACTCGTGATTCCGTTGGCAACGTCATAGAAAAGAGAAATAAGTGTCAGAAAACAGGGTAGGTTCGCAACGTGGGTTAGAAACCCGCGATAGCTGGCAAAGAATAGCGGGTTTCCACCCGCATTACGGAACATCTGAGAAAAATCATTTTTCCATCGGGTGATCTTTCAGTAGTTGACTGGGCGAATAAAAATCCGCTTTACGGTCCGTAGCGGCCCGCACCTGCTTAACCTTGTCGGGGCGGATTGCGGGAGCACTGTTACCGAACGAATTGCGCACGTACGTTAATACAGCCGCGATTTCGTTGTCTTTCAGGAGTCCGCCAAAGGGAGTCATCGGAACCTGGCCCGGATACGTTTTACCGACAACTTCAATAGGGCCCATCAACCCTTTCAAGGCAATTTTGATCAGTCGCTCTTCATTGCCCGACACCCAGTTTGTCCCTGTAAGCGGGGGGAAACCGGAGGCTGTCAGTCCTTTCCCATCCGGCTGGTGGCAGGTGGTACAATACCCTTCTTTCGCGTAAATCTCTTTGCCCATATTGAACAGGGCCAGCTCCTCCCCTTTCAGCGTCGATTTAACCGCTACCTCTTTTTCCTTTTTGACATTCACGCCATTCAGGTGGGCAACGGCGGTTTCGTACGCATGAATCATCCAGTCATCCAGTGGTTTTTTCTTAGCTTCCGCCAGAATGGGCAGCCCTTTTTCCTTACCAATCCAGGAAGCGGCCACAATGGCGGCCAGCCGAACCCGGCTGTTCTCATCCCGAACGGCTTGCATCAGTAAATTGGCCTGATCCGTTACCTGATGGCCCGTATACCGAACGACCTGAACAGCGGCAGCGCGAGCATGATAGTCCTTCGCCTTGAGCACTTGCCGAAGTAATGGTTGATCGACTTTGTTCATGCCCCAACTGACCCACAGCCCTTCCAGCAGATTGTGTTCGTAGCGCGGATCGTTTTTATCCAGTTTAGCAACCCAGGTGTTCAGTTTAGCCAGCACCTCCTTAACATCCCGTCCCCTCAGTTCGCGTCGGGTGCGGTAGCGGGTGCGGTATTCGGGCAGTTTGAGGTTGTCCAGCAATTGGTCGATACTGGCCCCGTCAATGTTGGCGGGCGTAACCAGCGGGCGCGATGGGTAGGTGATGCGGTAAACCCGACCGTGCGAATGGTCTCGCAGGGGATCTCTCGCGTTATGCTGCATGTGACCGATCAGGATGTTGTGCCAATCGATGAGGTAGAGCGAACCGTCGGGTGCAAACTCCATATCGACCGGGCGAAAATTCCGGTCTTCGCTCACGACCAAATCCATCCGGTGCTTGCTTTTATACCCCGTGCCATCGTCCACCAGCGTGTGTTCTTTCATTCCCAGAAAACCAATGGTGTTGTTGATCAGAAAATCGCCCTGTATTTCATCGGGAAAGTGGCGGCTAGACACGAATTCAAGCCCGGAGGTTGGTCGTACCCGGTGCGCTTCCTCAACAAGCTGAACCGATTTATGGGTAGCTTCGCCGTAGCGTGGTAACACCGAACCCGGCATCATCCAGCGAACATCGGGGCTCGACGTTTCGGCAAAAAACGGCTGTCCCCAATCGTCGAAAGCAATTCCCCAGGGATTTGGAATAGACAGTTGGGCGGTACGTTCCAGCTGATGGCGTTGGGGGGTGTATCGATAAAATCCACCATTGGTCGCCCGAACCGGACCATAGGACGTTTCGACGT
Coding sequences:
- a CDS encoding DUF4833 domain-containing protein; the encoded protein is MQQALPFRTKIQLGIYSLINPFVRLLIRLGLTPNMVTTIGLVLNIGVALIFIMGAQQGNRGDFSYVGWAGALVLFAGLFDMLDGQVARLGKMSSLYGALFDSVLDRYSELIMFLGICYYLIAHHYFFGSLFAFIALIGSMMVSYTRARSEGLGIENKGGLMQRPERVITIGVSALACGFLAPVLGPDFKVFIPGIPVHIFETMSIFTLPLTIMAFMTNITAYNRLIDAKKALSQKEKPSSFPNTLMLTFLILASTVSQSMAANAVSDDLQQDKTKLVFPTPRNVPNQLFYLQRDPNPNTIICALNLKNGQLDKHDPVRVFWIRYTEQSQQKELSYIQRTFAYGIKARALSNEEYELNFVSYKKFPLRLVKSERDSGYYVYANVNQKKVILRRLYLHIEGGTMWVPNVKYIQVEGINASTGESTVERIMV
- a CDS encoding phosphatase PAP2 family protein, translating into MTPNPPSTALPIQQQILRLTLASIGYMLLSFALVGYKPDQLFLIALVNVLYFASDFTRKYVIGFSIFLVYWIVFDYMKAFPNYHYSSVHIESLYLLEKKLFGIPSGSMVLTPNEYWLVHRTTLLDIVTGLFYLTWIPVPLLFGTYLFYTDKTAFYSFSLTFVLVNLIGFVGYYLYPAAPPWYVQTYGFAFHPNTPGNTAGLANFDHYFGTSTFASIYAKSSNVFAAMPSLHSSYPVIVLYYGLKKRLGLVNVVFAIIVAGIWFSAVYTSHHYVLDVAGGVTCALLGFAIFSQLRKTNWLKSFIRWMVSLTT
- a CDS encoding sugar phosphate isomerase/epimerase family protein → MTLPTESRVSQFSPIGFNVLAWTAAMSDKLNPIAERLKTIGYDGVECFIDNSDVAAYQQFGAHLQQLGLQSTCVMVVGPDTNPVSDSAKIREQAVDFLKGAIDRAHAMNATVICGPMHSAFATFSRREPQPDEYAHSADVLHAAGEYAKQANIVLAPEALNRFECYLCNTMEQLANLVRMADHPNVRAMFDTHHANMEEKQFPKAIQTIAPVLAHVHISENDRGTPGDGHIPWDDTFQTLAEINYTGWMTIEAFTRNDIDFANSINVWREYNDPWDIAENGLTFIKTMQAKFVS